Sequence from the Mycobacterium florentinum genome:
CCCACCATCACCGGGTCGAGGTTGCGTCCGGGCCGGCCCGCGGCCAGCCCGTGGTAGCCGGGGTCGATGAAGTCCGGGCCCACCTTGAACGGCGCGACCGTATGCCCGGCTTGGCGCAGCGCCCCGATCAAACCCGTTGCGATCGTTGTCTTTCCGCTGCCCGACGCCGGCGCGGCGACGACGACCGCGGGGGCGTTCACCACTCGATGCCCTTCTGGCCCTTGCGTCCCGCATCCATCGGATGCTTGACCTTGGTCATCTCGGTGACCAGGTCGGCGGCCTCGACCAGCCGCGGCGCGGCGGCACGCCCGGTGATCACCACATGCTGATGGCCGGGCCGGGCCGCCAACACGTCCACCACCTCGTCGACGTCGACCCAGCCCCACTTCAGTGGGTAGGTGAACTCATCGAGCACATAGAAGTCGTGACGCTGCTCGGCCAGCCGGCGTGAGATCTCCGCCCAGCCGTCGGCGGCCGCGGCCGCGTGATCGTCCTCGCTGCCGGATTTACGCGACCAGGACCAGCCACTGCCCATCTTGTGCCACTCGACCGCTGCGCCGACGCCGTGTTCGTCGTGCAGCTGGCCGAGCCGGCGAAAGACGGCTTCCTCCCCTACCTTCCACTTCGCGCTCTTGACAAACTGAAACACCGCGACGTCGAGGCCCGCGTTCCACGCGCGCAACGCCATTCCGAACGCCGCGGTCGACTTCCCCTTGCCGTCGCCGGTGTGCACCGCCAGCAGCGGCAGGTTGCGCCGGGCCCGGGTGCTCAGTCCGTCATCCGGAACCTGCAGTGGGGTTCCCTGTGGCATAGCGGCACACCTCCTTGTCGCGAACCTAGGCGGCGCTGCGGACGGCTCGCGTCAAATGGTCGGCGTGCAGCTGCTCGAGCCGCACAGTAGGTGCGCCGAGCTGGCGGGCCAGCTGCCCGGCCAATCCCAGTCGCACGTAGGACGTTTCGCAGTCCACGACCACCGCCGCCGCGCCCTCGGCCACCAGACGCGAGGCCGCGATTCGGCTGCGGCCCAACGGGTCCGGGCCCGCGGTGGCTCGCCCGTCGGTGAGCACCACCACCAGGGGGCGCCGCGCCCGATCGCGCGCACGTTCCCGGACGATCAGCTCACGCGCGGCCAGCAGGCCCTCGGCCAGCGGGGTCTTGCCGCCGGTATCGAATCGCGCCAGCCGGCGCCCCGCGATGTGCGCCGACGACGTCGGCGGCAACAACAGCCGCGCGTCGTGCTGCCGGAAGGTGATCACCGCGACCTTGTCGCGCCGTTGGTAGGCGTCGCGCAGCAGCGACAGGGTGGCACCGCTGACCGCGGCCATCCGGTCCCGGGCGGCCATCGATCCGGACGCGTCGACGACGAAGATCACCAGGTTGCCTTCGCGTCCCTCCCGCACCGCGCGACGTACGTCGTCCGGGCGAAGGCGCAGCGGCCCGGCTCCGGCGCGCTCGGCGGCCGACAGCAGGCTGGCGAACAAGTGCAGTCCGTGCGCCGAGGGATCGTTGACTTCGGCGGCGGCCACCACGCTGCCGGACAGATTGCGGGCCCGCGAGCGCCGTCCGGGGGCTCCCTCGCCGACGCCGGGGACCGTCAGCGCCCGGGTGCGAAAGGTTTTCGACGGCGGGGCGCTCGGCCGCGCCCGGGGTTGCTGTGGCTTCGCGTTGGAAGGCGACTCCTGTTGCGAGGCAGGATCATCGGCGGATTGCCCGCCGCCGGGCGGATCGGGATCGGGATCGGGATCGTTGCCGGCCTGCTGCAGGGCTTCGTCGAGCTGCTCGCGGTCGATGCCCGGATCGTCGAACGGGTCGCGGCGGCGCCGATGCGGCAGCGCCAGTTCGGCCGCCACCCGGATGTCCTGCTCCTCGACAAGGGTCACGCCGCGCCAGGCGGCGTGGGCGACGGCGGTGCGGGCCACCACCAGGTCGGCTCGCATCCCGTCGACATCGAACGCCGCGCACAGTGCCGCGATACGCCGTAACTCGTTGTCCGGCAACACCACATCGTCGACGAGCGCGCGCGCCGCGGCGATCCGCTGCGCCAGCTCGGCGTCGTCGGCGGCATAACGCGTGGCGAACCCATCCGGGTCGGCCTCGTAGGCCATCCGCTGGCGGATTACTTCCACCCGCACGTCGACATCGCGCGAGGCATGCACGTCGACCGTCAGGCCGAACCGGTCCAGCAGCTGCGGGCGCAGTTCGCCTTCCTCCGGATTCATCGTGCCGATCAGCACGAACCGGGCCTCGTGCGAATGCGAGATGCCGTCGCGTTCGATGTGCACCCGCCCCATTGCGGCGGCGTCGAGCAGCACGTCGACCAGGTGATCGTGCAGCAGGTTGACCTCGTCCACGTAGAGCACGCCGCCGTGGGCTCGTGCCAGCAACCCGGGCGAAAAAGCATGCTCACCGTCGCGCAGCACCCGCTGCAGATCCAGCGAGCCGATCACCCGGTCTTCGGTTGCGCCGAGCGGCATTTCGACCAGGCCCGCTCCGGCGCCGTTGTTTCCGGTCGCCGCGGACAACAGCGCGGCCAGGCCCCGCACGGCCGTCGACTTGGCGGTGCCCTTCTCGCCGCGAATCAGCGCGCCGCCGATTTCCGGACGCACCGCGCACAGCAGCAGCGCCAGCCGCAACTGATCGTGACCGACGATCGCGCTGAACGGATAGGGCTTCACGGCTTCGCCGTCAGGCCCG
This genomic interval carries:
- the cobO gene encoding cob(I)yrinic acid a,c-diamide adenosyltransferase, giving the protein MPQGTPLQVPDDGLSTRARRNLPLLAVHTGDGKGKSTAAFGMALRAWNAGLDVAVFQFVKSAKWKVGEEAVFRRLGQLHDEHGVGAAVEWHKMGSGWSWSRKSGSEDDHAAAAADGWAEISRRLAEQRHDFYVLDEFTYPLKWGWVDVDEVVDVLAARPGHQHVVITGRAAAPRLVEAADLVTEMTKVKHPMDAGRKGQKGIEW
- a CDS encoding magnesium chelatase subunit D family protein: MKPYPFSAIVGHDQLRLALLLCAVRPEIGGALIRGEKGTAKSTAVRGLAALLSAATGNNGAGAGLVEMPLGATEDRVIGSLDLQRVLRDGEHAFSPGLLARAHGGVLYVDEVNLLHDHLVDVLLDAAAMGRVHIERDGISHSHEARFVLIGTMNPEEGELRPQLLDRFGLTVDVHASRDVDVRVEVIRQRMAYEADPDGFATRYAADDAELAQRIAAARALVDDVVLPDNELRRIAALCAAFDVDGMRADLVVARTAVAHAAWRGVTLVEEQDIRVAAELALPHRRRRDPFDDPGIDREQLDEALQQAGNDPDPDPDPPGGGQSADDPASQQESPSNAKPQQPRARPSAPPSKTFRTRALTVPGVGEGAPGRRSRARNLSGSVVAAAEVNDPSAHGLHLFASLLSAAERAGAGPLRLRPDDVRRAVREGREGNLVIFVVDASGSMAARDRMAAVSGATLSLLRDAYQRRDKVAVITFRQHDARLLLPPTSSAHIAGRRLARFDTGGKTPLAEGLLAARELIVRERARDRARRPLVVVLTDGRATAGPDPLGRSRIAASRLVAEGAAAVVVDCETSYVRLGLAGQLARQLGAPTVRLEQLHADHLTRAVRSAA